From Argopecten irradians isolate NY chromosome 12, Ai_NY, whole genome shotgun sequence, one genomic window encodes:
- the LOC138335877 gene encoding linear primary-alkylsulfatase-like: MHVPELLFVTATLCACVHGQYMSGGYQGRTGNYQGSMQHLGARGGYQGGWDTGRRIRRTVVGDTRQIIKVTDAVYVATGGQSLGNAIMVIAPDGLIIVDTADSHESASLMLEDFRNITSAPVKAIIYTHHHMDHVGGATAFVENSTAPPDIWAYKGLPKALEEYFTYASAARFTRTMRQFGVFLNGSQNSVDFGKDGATFGFLYPNKFLNDEEMDVVIAGLKLRLVRIQGETTDHMGVYIPEWNMFMCGDTYYEAFPNIYTIRGAKVRDAKEWFRSLDYMIYLNLTYLVPSHLGPIIGQQVILDTLTPHRDGIQYIHDQALRYINKGLSPSEVARKVKLPSSLAKLPSLQEEYGMVEWSVKGVFQMYLGWFSGDPMDLFPLTVNEKAQHMADLAGGVTNLVTSARTALEQGNPQWALELASYAIAVNDTDETAKAVKVDSLNMLADKQINTNAMNYLRTSALETTGELDFSGMTVVTPEHINTFDVGHFFDMLPSAFMPEVCENETFTIVFNFTDTGRTISLQNRNSVLIVRKDKIPEIYTRKIDITEKRFKNFVMNRITQRKKTKVLFGSHGFRILQKCFEFGHM, encoded by the exons ATGCACGTGCCGGAATTGCTTTTCGTCACGGCTACTCTGTGTGCCTGTGTCCATGGCCAATATATGAGCGGGGGCTATCAAGGAAGGACTGGGAATTACCAAGGTAGCATGCAGCATTTGGGAGCAAGGGGAGGCTACCAAGGTGGATGGGATACCGGACGGAGAATACGCAGGACAGTCGTTGGTGACACCAGGCAAATCATAAAG GTGACTGATGCCGTATACGTGGCCACGGGAGGGCAGTCCCTGGGTAACGCCATCATGGTCATAGCGCCCGATGGCCTGATTATAGTGGACACAGCCGATAGTCACGAATCAGCCAGCCTCATGTTAGAGGACTTCCGGAATATCACTTCCGCCCCAGTCAAGGCtatcatctacacacatcaccACATGGATCATGTAGGGGGCGCCACG gCGTTTGTTGAGAACTCCACAGCACCTCCTGATATCTGGGCATACAAGGGCCTCCCCAAAGCATTGGAGGAATACTTCACGTACGCATCAGCTGCACGATTTACCAGAACCATGCGTCAATTCGGGGTTTTCCTCAACGGCAGCCAAAACTCGGTCGATTTCGGCAAGGACGGAGCCACGTTTGGATTTCTCTATCCCAATAAGTTTCTAAACGACGAGGAAATGGATGTCGTTATTGCAG GCTTGAAGCTGCGTCTAGTCAGGATTCAAGGGGAGACAACGGATCATATGGGCGTATACATCCCGGAATGGAATATGTTTATGTGCGGAGATACATACTACGAGGCGTTCCCCAACATCTACACCATCCGAGGAGCGAAGGTCCGGGACGCTAAGGAATGGTTCCGGTCACTGGACTACATGATATACCTGAACTTAACCTATCTTGTTCCGAGTCACTTGGGTCCTATCATAGGACAACAGGTGATCCTGGACACACTCACTCCCCACAGGGACGGTATCCAATACATCCACGACCAGGCTCTTCGCTACATCAACAAGGGACTCTCACCTAGCGAGGTCGCCCGCAAAGTCAAACTTCCATCGTCGTTAGCCAAGCTTCCTTCTCTGCAGGAGGAGTATGGTATGGTGGAGTGGTCCGTTAAAGGTGTCTTCCAGATGTATTTAGGTTGGTTTAGCGGCGACCCTATGGATCTTTTCCCTCTCACAGTGAACGAAAAGGCCCAGCACATGGCGGATCTGGCAGGCGGCGTCACCAACCTTGTGACGTCGGCTCGGACGGCACTGGAGCAGGGAAATCCACAGTGGGCGCTGGAACTGGCCTCGTATGCCATCGCTGTTAATGACACTGACGAGACAGCCAAGGCGGTGAAGGTCGACAGCCTGAACATGTTGGCCGACAAACAGATCAACACCAACGCCATGAACTATCTGAGAACGTCTGCACTTGAGACGACAGGAGAGCTCGACTTCTCCGGTATGACAGTCGTAACCCCAGAACACATCAACACATTTGATGTTGGACACTTTTTTGACATGCTTCCTTCAGCATTCATGCCAGAGGTCTGCGAGAATGAAACTTTCACAATAGTGTTTAATTTCACAGACACGGGAAGAACAATTTCTCTCCAGAATCGTAACTCTGTTTTGATTGTAAGAAAAGACAAAATCCCTGAAATTTACACTCGCAAGATAGATATAACtgaaaaaagatttaaaaactttgtaatgaACAGGATCACCCAacgaaagaaaacaaaagttctTTTCGGTAGCCATGGATTCAGAATCCtgcaaaaatgttttgaattcgGGCATATGTGA